Part of the Nitrospirota bacterium genome is shown below.
AGAACCTCGCCTCCCTGCCGGTCTTCGGCAGCAACGCCAACGTCAACAAGCCACAGTAACGATCTGCTCGCCTCGTCCTGCCGGGCAGATGGACGACGAACCCCGCCTCTCGCCGAACAGCCAATCCATCGAAGAGGTCAGCGGTCTCCGGCAAGACGATGACCTGTCAGCGGAGCATGATCGAGCTACATCCGCACTCTTGACAGATCGCCACGGTGCCACGTAATTTTGCCGGTTCTGACCCCTGGCTTCTAGAGTTAGGATGACGTCTATATGGACCCTCTCACGATCAATTCTTCCTCCCCATCGGTGCTCCTCGCTCGTTCATCGGACGACGGGCACAGGTTGTTCAATGTCGACTCACGCTTCATCATCGGGACGATCATGCTGTTTGGGATCGTGATCGTCACGGTGATTCGTTTCGGTCATGAAGTCTTTGACCCGCTTGCCGAGTCGCTGTCGATCCAGGGTTGGGCCGCCGTCATTGCGAGGCCAAGCTTGCTGTGGTTCACCATGGGGATGGTGCTTCTCGCGGTCCGTACCCTCCTCTGGTTGCGGTATCACCCGGTTGCTCCGGTCGACTACGAGCAGGCCCCCAGGCTGTCCGTGGTGATTCCCGCCTACAATGAAGGCGCGATGGTCCGGCAAACCGTGGATGCCTGTGTGCGGGCCGAATATCCCCGCGATCGTTTGGACATCATCGTCGTGGACGACGGCAGCACGGACGACACCTGGACGCATGTGAGCCTGGCGGCGCAACAACACTGCGATCTCGTGCGTACGGTGCGGTTGCCGGTCAATCAAGGGAAACGTGCTGCGCTCGCCGCCGGATTTGAGAGAGCGGCGGGAGACATTATTGTGACCGTCGATTCAGACAGTCTCGTGGAGCGGGGGGCGCTTCTGGCCATCGCAGGTCCGTTCCGGGACGAGCGGGTCGGCGTGGTGGCGGGGAAAGTCTGTGTGCTGAACCGATTCCGTGGGTTGCTGCCCCGCATGCTCCATGTCCGGTTCGTCCTGTCCTTCGATTTTCTCCGAAGCGCACAATCGTCATATGGCACGGTGTATTGCTGTCCAGGGGCGCTATCGGCCTATCGGGCCTCGGTGCTCAAGCCCCTGGTGCCCGCATGGTTCCGCCAGCGCTTTTTCGGCGAAGCCTGCACCATCGGAGAGGATCGGGCGCTCACGAACGACGTCCTGGCCTCCGGCTACAAGTCTGTGTACCAACGTACCGCCGTCGTGCATACCTTGGCTCCGGAACGCTACCGGACCCTCTGCAACATGTTCCTGCGCTGGGAGCGAAGTTATATCCGGGAAGAAATCAGGCTGTGGAGGATTATGTGGACGCTTCCGTTTCCGGCGATGGTGCTGACCCTGATCGAAACCACCGTCACGAATCTGCGCTATCCGGTCGCCTACGGCTCACTCCTCCTTTTGATCAATCTGAGCGTGCAAGACCCCTGGACGATGCTCCGTCTGCTGCTGTCCATCGGGTTGGTGTCATTGTCCTATACCCTCTATTTCCTTCACAGCGAGCGCTCACGAGAGTTCCTGTACGGAGTGTTGTACGGCTACTTTTCATTTTTCACCCTCTTCTGGATCTTCCCCTATGCGCTGGTGACGGTCCGCAACCGATTGTGGTTGACCCGCTAAGCTCCCGGTCTTTTCGCGGGACGGCGGTCGCCCGTGCTGCTTCTCTCCAAGGGCGCTTCCCTTGTCTTTGCTTCATTCCGCGCCGGAGTCTGTGTGAGGCTGGCACGGGGTATGCTCGTGCGTATCTGAGAAAATGTTGCTGTACGCCCGTTGACACATACTTTGAAGAGGAGTAAGGATGAAGTCGTACGTACAAGGTTTCGCGTGAAGGGGAGGACCCAGCGCGCGCCTGTCGGCACAATCCCCGAGGTGACTTCAAACCAAGGAGGAGGTGGAAATGGCAGACCTTAGTCCACCGGATCACAACGGCCCGCCGAGTCACGAGCGGGCTTCTCGTCAGTCACGCTAGCCGGTTCTCCATCGGCTCTCGCGTTGCCACGTAAGGCAGCACACCTACCGACGAGCCATTCTGGAGTGCTCGGGCCGGCATGATGCATACAAGCAGCTTACATACTGCTTCTCCTCTGACGAGTCGCCTTTGACCCCATCCCTCGCACGGGCCTTTACTACCAACGCACAATAGAGAGACCTTCGGCGTCCTAAGCGCCAGCCACGGGCGACCTCCCACCTTGGTGCAGGGTCGCCCGTGTTGTTTCTTTCTTCAACGAATCGCACGGTCTTCGGAAACCGATGACTCGGCTCGGTCGTTGTGGCATCGGGTAGGCGATGGCGCGCAGAGGGGATGAAGAGTGAGACTGCTCACGACAGTGAGAGAAGGAGGTGGCCATGCTTGTCCATGAAGTCATGTCAACCGGTCTCGTGACGGCCAATAAGACAGATACGGTCCGGTCGGCCGTCATAAAAATGATGAACCGCCACTGTGGCGCCATTCCCGTTATCGAGGAGAACGCCCGGCTCATTGGAATGGTGACGTTGCGTGATGTGTTGCTGCCGCTGTATCCCAACTATGGCGATTATATTCACGACAACGTGCACAGCCGGGATTTTGTCGAGATGGAAGAGGGATACCCTGAGGCGCTTGGCGGGAAAATAGAAGAAATCATGAGCCGGAATCCCTTGACGGTGGCGCCCCACGATCCCGTCTTGGAAGCCGCCTCGTACATGGGGCTCAAGAATTTTCGGCGCATCCCTGTCGTCGACCAGGGCACGCTGGTTGGGATGCTCAGTATCGGCGATATCAACCGTGGGTTGTTCTACGAGAAAGGGATGCGGGGGTAAGCCCTGCGTCCGGCTGAAGCACGGCAGTTCATGCGCTTGTGGCGCATGGGCTCAGGTCGATCCGAGCTCTTGCCGTCGAGGGAGGCTGGGCATAGAATAACCGTGTCGATGGAGTAGCGGCTTCGTTCAGGGAGGCCGTGGTGTTTTGGGAAACAAGACAACCGTCGAACCATCCCGCTCGATCCTGTTCGTACTGCGGCCAGCGCGAAGGCGTTGCCCGCACGCTGATCCCCCACGTCCCGCACACATGCGACTCGTGCCAGAGTCAAACCGTCCTGCTCATATGCGAGGAATGCGTCACGGGCTGCGCGGCCTCGTTGGCCCGGCGCAACGGTGCAGTCGATTCTGGCCTATTCTCACACATGGTCGTGCCCAAACCGTCCGAGATCAGGGCGACTCTCGATGCCTATGTTATCGGCCAGGACCGGGCCAAGAAAGTCCTCTCGGTCGCGGTGTACAACCACTACAAGCGCATCTTGAATCGGGGCCGGTTTCAGCACGTCGAGCTGCAGAAAGGGAACATTCTGATGATCGGCTCGACAGGGACCGGCAAGACATTGTTGTCTCAGACCCGGGCCCGGACGCTCCACGTTCCCTTCGCTATCGCCGATGCGACGACGCTGACCGAAGCCGGCTATGTTGGCGAGGATGTCGAGAACGTCGTCCTGAAGCTGTTGCAGAACTGCGACTACGATGTGAAGCGGGCCGAGACCGGCATCATCTATCTCGATGAGATCGATAAGATCACCCGCAAGTCGGAGAGCCCCTCCTTGACAAGGGACGTGTCGGGGGAGGGTGTGCAACAGGCCCTCCTCAAGCTTGTCGAGGGGACCGTCTGCAGCGTGCCGCCGAAAGGGGGGCGGAAACATCCCGAACAGGATTACGTGCGGGTGGACACGACCAACATTTTATTCATCTGCGGCGGGGCGTTTGTGGGGCTTGACCAGGTCATTACTGATCGCACCACGCGTAAGCGATTAGGGTTTGAAGCGCACCGTCCTGAGGTCGAACTGGAAGGTCATACCAGCGTTCTGCATGAGACTCGATCCGAGGATTTGATCAAGTTTGGTATGATTCCGGAGTTTGTGGGCAGATTTCCCGTCATCACGACGCTCTCAGACCTGGATGTTCCTGCCCTGATCGGCATCCTTACGGAGCCGCGCAATGCGCTCGTCAAACAGTACGAAGCCCTGTTCGAGATCGAGGGGGTGACGCTTCAATTTACCGGTGGGGCGGTCAAGGCGGTGGCCAGACGAGCGGCGGAGATGAAGATCGGTGCGCGGGCGCTCCGAACAGTCCTTGAGGATGTCATGCTGGATCTGATGTATGACGTGCCGGCTATCCAAGGCGTGAAATCCATCGTCATTACAGAAGAGGTCATTGCAGGGATCGGGCAACCGCAGATCTTTACCTGACAAGATGCTGAAAGTGACAGGAGGCTGAACAAGCCCGCCAGCTGGGAAACGCTGAACTCTGAGCGAAAAGCGATGTTCACTTCAGCGTTCATCGTTCAGAGCGCAGCATTCAATGACTCACTCGCTGCGGCCTTGCTGGACGGACTTTTTGAGCCTCCGGTAGGGGTGTTTTCTGGCGCCAAACATACGGACTTTGGAAGATCGCGGATGCAAAAAGTCCCCCCTCCCTGCTAAGTTCCCACCGCACGAAGCCGCCGACCCGCCGCCTTTGTCTCCTGTCTATGAGGAGGACAAACCCTCACATCCACATGCATGCCCCTTGCCCGGGCAAGAGGCATGCACCGTGTGCTGCGCATGTGCCGCTGAGCTAGATCCCAAGCCTAGGCAGCCCGCTTGATTCGCGTTCCGCTCACGATGGCTGTGGAGGCGCTGCTGCTATCGCTGGATCTTGAGATCCGTCTCTTTTCAGACTCGCTTTCTCCTGCCATCGACCAAGCCAGCAGCCCGATGAGCGCACCCATCGTGACGAGACCGATCATCTCGACCATATGCCACCTCTCTTTTCGTCGAATCCTGTCGTCCGTCGCATTCCCTGGTCCGCGTCCTACGCAGCGTATCGATCGCGAGTCGACGTCTCTCTTGTCGGCTCACTCACTCTTTCCCCGCTGCGACCGGACTGACTGAGCGATCCCTTCTCGTCGGCATACATCAGATCTATGCAGATGAAGAAGACCGCCACCAGGGCGACGAGGCCCGCTACGATTCCCCAATAGACCCCTGACATAGGTCACGCACTCGCGTGTGCACCACGCGAGTCCTTATCCCCACGCTCCCTTACGCCGCGATGCGATACACCCACCGGCCATTGTTACGGTTCATCTCTGCCATGGCCTTTCGTTCCCGGATCGTCGCGGCCATCGTGAGCCCTACGAAAAAGATCGCCACTAAGCCGAGTGCTGCTGCAGCCAGGACCGCGACCGGGATGTGCGGCAACGAGGCCTGGTCTTGGGAGGCGATGACCGTGGGCGCCGGCGTGGATTCGACAATCGCAAGCTGCGTGAGCCGGTCCGTCAAGGCACCGGTGCGAACGGCTGCGACGATCAAACTGGCCAGTTGATATTCATTCTTGGCCCAGCTTTCTTCCAACGTCGCCTGCAGATGGGTCATCCGCAGAATCGCCCGACCCAGTTGCTCCTGAATCGATAGGCTCAAGCCGCGATAGTCCTGCGCAGTTGCGACGATTCTGCGTCCGAGTGTCGCTTGCCAGGTCGACGTGAATTCCCGGTCCAGCAACTCCCCTCTGGCTTCGGCCGTCTGAATCATGCGGTCGTTGTATTGTGAGAAGTATTGATCTGCGGACAGCATCTCGCTTTGTACGCCCCGTTTCGTGAAATTCACGATCTCCCGGCCCATGACGGTTTGGACGCGGGCGGCATGGCGACCGGGAACGATGGCGGCATCATGCAGGATCGAGCCGAAGGGTCCGCCGGGGATGGATTGCAGATCGTGCTCGGCCATGGTCGCCTTGTTCCACTCGGTGATGGCTTCCGCCATGCCCTGGTTGCTGCGGCGCGCCAGAATCGCGCGCTCGACGATGGCCTGGCCAAGCGCCGGCTGGAGCATGGCCATTCCAGCCGCGAGTCCTGTCGGTTGATCAAGGGGCGCATAGGCAACCGGCGCGACCTGGAAGGTGCCAGTTGCCGCGACGAAAAACAGGAGCGCGCCGAAGACGATGGCGCATAGGCCCACACCCACGATGACGTCGATGGTGGTATAGCGGTGTGACATAACGACCTCCTTCTTGTCTCAAACCATCCGGCGTCTGGTCAGTTCCCACACGCTGTCCGGCTCGAGTGACGCGATGTCGCGTAGGGTGATTCGCAGAGGATCTGATCGATAGGTATCGGTGAACGAATAGACGATGGGGGCCGCTGTGGGCTTCAGACTGGCGCGTCCAGGAGCCCCATGACGGGACACGCGAACGATGTGATCGGGAGGTACGAGAATAGCGCGGAGGGTAAACCCAGCAGGCCCAAACCGTTGGATGTGTGTTCCACGGAGGACCATAGCCACCACCTAAAAAAAGGCGGTCAAGATGATTAATAATCCTACGCCCCATGGCGAACTCAGTCAACATGCAAAACAACGAGCAGAACAACAAGGAAGGGGGCGGGCTGGGGCCGATCGGGAAAGTCGGAGACGATACCATCTACGTTGAAGGATCGCATCCGTCCACCTGTCGCGCCGGTTGCCGCGGCCCTTGACATTCCCCTTTCGGGAGAGTTGGATGGAGGGCAGCAGTCCCTCCATGGCAGTATCGCGCATTACTCACCTGTGCACCATGAGGAAGCGGGTCAGTCTTCAGCGCTCGATCACGCTCTCAGTCCTCTCCATCGGTTTGCTCTATGGCGCATTCGGCTTGGCCTATGCGTATTGGCAGACGAAACAATCCTTCCACGTGGCCATCGGCCTCGGGTTTCAGGAACTGGCCCGCCAAAGTGCGGATAAAGTCGGATTGATCCTGGACAAGGAAATCGAGTGGGTGGAACGGCTCAGCTCCCTACCGGAGGTCCGTGAAGCAGTCCGAGAAGGCACCAGGCTGACCTTCAACCAGCCGGCCTTTCAGCGGTGGAAGGAGTCGCAACGGCCGTATTTCCGATCACTGGTCATCCTTGATCGCCGAGGCCGTTCGGTCGGCGGGGTGACCAGCGAAAGCGCCAGGACGTATTACCATAGGCAGCCGTGGTGGCCGGTCGTTTTCGACCAGCGACGATCATGGGTGGGGGAGTTGCGTCTCGACGACATGGGGCAGGGGTATTTGGAGGTCGCCGTGCCAATCGTCGACGAAGCTGGGGCTGCGTTGGGCGCGTTAAAGGCGGTGATCGAGAGAGACCAGCTCTTAACCTCGGTCTTCC
Proteins encoded:
- the clpX gene encoding ATP-dependent Clp protease ATP-binding subunit ClpX, with the protein product MFWETRQPSNHPARSCSYCGQREGVARTLIPHVPHTCDSCQSQTVLLICEECVTGCAASLARRNGAVDSGLFSHMVVPKPSEIRATLDAYVIGQDRAKKVLSVAVYNHYKRILNRGRFQHVELQKGNILMIGSTGTGKTLLSQTRARTLHVPFAIADATTLTEAGYVGEDVENVVLKLLQNCDYDVKRAETGIIYLDEIDKITRKSESPSLTRDVSGEGVQQALLKLVEGTVCSVPPKGGRKHPEQDYVRVDTTNILFICGGAFVGLDQVITDRTTRKRLGFEAHRPEVELEGHTSVLHETRSEDLIKFGMIPEFVGRFPVITTLSDLDVPALIGILTEPRNALVKQYEALFEIEGVTLQFTGGAVKAVARRAAEMKIGARALRTVLEDVMLDLMYDVPAIQGVKSIVITEEVIAGIGQPQIFT
- a CDS encoding glycosyltransferase, whose amino-acid sequence is MDPLTINSSSPSVLLARSSDDGHRLFNVDSRFIIGTIMLFGIVIVTVIRFGHEVFDPLAESLSIQGWAAVIARPSLLWFTMGMVLLAVRTLLWLRYHPVAPVDYEQAPRLSVVIPAYNEGAMVRQTVDACVRAEYPRDRLDIIVVDDGSTDDTWTHVSLAAQQHCDLVRTVRLPVNQGKRAALAAGFERAAGDIIVTVDSDSLVERGALLAIAGPFRDERVGVVAGKVCVLNRFRGLLPRMLHVRFVLSFDFLRSAQSSYGTVYCCPGALSAYRASVLKPLVPAWFRQRFFGEACTIGEDRALTNDVLASGYKSVYQRTAVVHTLAPERYRTLCNMFLRWERSYIREEIRLWRIMWTLPFPAMVLTLIETTVTNLRYPVAYGSLLLLINLSVQDPWTMLRLLLSIGLVSLSYTLYFLHSERSREFLYGVLYGYFSFFTLFWIFPYALVTVRNRLWLTR
- a CDS encoding CBS domain-containing protein, with product MLVHEVMSTGLVTANKTDTVRSAVIKMMNRHCGAIPVIEENARLIGMVTLRDVLLPLYPNYGDYIHDNVHSRDFVEMEEGYPEALGGKIEEIMSRNPLTVAPHDPVLEAASYMGLKNFRRIPVVDQGTLVGMLSIGDINRGLFYEKGMRG